aggctgagttcgtttcttgttttgaggctacatcacatggtgtatggctaaagagtttcatttcaggccttagagtggttgattccattgcaaggccgctaaagatgttctgtgacaattcagctgctgttttcatggctaagaacaacaaaagtggaagtcgaagaaagcacatcgacattaagtacttagctattagagaacgtgttaaggaaaataaagtggtcattcaacacattagcactgaattgatgattgccgatcctatgacaaaaggcttgccacctcataaattcaaggatcatgtagagaacatgggacttggttcccttatgtaatttgtacaaataaagttattattaatgaaactcttattttgatttttctcatatttatgcgcatcttaattttacatttgagaaaaatttcagaggacctgaataaacataaggtttagggtttattcacttaagtacattgccacataaagtacattgttatataataaatatattgtaatacatggaagataatactcgattcataatgaggacatgtcgctatgattcgtatgtttattatataatgaggaacgttgggtttgaatattttagtttaaatgctgaccaagtgggagaatattagaatatttttatttatggaaattattttctaattaaggaaatgattttctatttaaggaaataaataaataattgattttctgataaatgaatattttatattcattaaatctggataaaatcaattatgtaatattctatatatggtcagatttctatattcattacctgatttgatttcctgaattaattgtcaaaatattctgacaattaatgtggcgtagatactgatggagtatctcacctataaatatagggtctcggtccccgagctcctcacttattctgaattcattcagcaaattccatctaaagagagttgagaaagcgaggaagcccgaactccaataccgaagctatcgcagggattgaagctcaaagatcaatgaggtacatcgatcctttcattgcatatattattgatatgattacagtttattttccgcatttcatatcatttgtatatgctatattacatacactatatatatagtctaacattatatatatatagaacatATCTATAGTAGGAATATTAgtggaaaattaaatttatatgcatatatttgGTGTATATTAATGTGCTCtttggtaatacttttgttttttaaatttttaatcacaaaatgaaagtaaaacttttgtttttaaaaaaattatttttgaaaaacaaaaatgcattATCTaatcacttttgtttttcaattttaaaaacagaaaacaaaagtgtgttctataaagttcatttttatttttattttttgattttatttaagtcgggtctaggtccgaggtcggattcgggttcaagtcaaaagcTGAGTTCAACGCCAGGGCCGttgggaggggatttgggtccgggtctggtcgtaatccaaaagattgattaagaaaaagaaaactgtttaaaaaaatattgaaagtgatttttttttttttttaaattttgatttttaattataaaattgaaaagtaaaaacaattttatagaacatgtttttgaaaaatattttcacttttctacttttaaaaacaaaaaactaattaaaaaagtgttaccaaacgacacctaaattttttaacacaagcttactaaaattaaataataactttttttcataaatgtacaacaaaaataacataattctaAAAAGtgtgacaaaaaaaaattattttaaaaacttattacatgaaaccatacattttaatcattaaataataaaatatgtttattaaaattcaaaataaacaatttcataaaattaattaaacagttttataaaaaaaaaaacaagttaaatatttttttattaaaaaataaatgtttattatctattttagtatgaattattataatttaataagattttttttaataaaatacaatatcaaaattataaatataaatcaatacttaaaattactaaaaataaacatgacacataaagtgatataataaacatgtTGCAGAATTAGTAAAGCAAGTTAAATGGGCTGTACAAAATAGAACTTTGTGTGTATTACCAAAAAAAAGTAAAGTAAAAAGATTTAGATTGGTTTCAAAACTTGTAAATAAAAAGTTGTGTAGATAATTTTAAGGCCTTGTTTGGTGCTTCTAGATGGTAAAAATGTGATTTGTGCAATGAATTTtttgattcataaaaaaaaaatattattattttatttattaaattagtatgtttaataaatagaaaacatatatatacaaagtattttatattattagtatgtttattataattgtaaacagaaaaattgacataactaatttattgtaatttaaaaaattaaaaaattatttcagttaactaaattgaataaatattcattaaaaatatctctgatatataatttaaattttataataatcaaGGAGTCATTTTCCATGGATGCCAACTTGATTACATATGCACCACACAAAGAATTTTCTAACCCAAAATATAAGTTAAAGTGATATTTcatatgtataataacatgaattGTAAACTATATTTTGCTACCACTAGCAATTAATGATATGACTCTTTGAAAAGTTTGAACGAAAAGAGTTATCAAATTTGTAGCCACAACTTAATTATGACTCAAAATaagcttttaatttatatggACCAATATGTCAGTTTCAAAGAATTTTCCAACCCAAAATAAAATATGAGTTGAAGAATATTCATCATATTTGTATCATATTTATTCATCATATTTGATAAGCATATATATGCATGGATGAGTAGTATTTATgaaattagtataaatagaCTCAAACTCAACTACATAATTATAGCTgagagataataataatatatacgaTCCAAGATGATGATGAGTTGCTATTGGATTGTTGTACTAATATTCCTAAGTCATTCCTTAACAACCCATTCATCATCTCTTTATTCACCTTCTAATAATCATTCTCACTTTCACTTGTGTAATACTCATGACACCTCTGCTTTGCTCCAATTCATCAACTCATTTTCCATTGAAATTCCTCAAGATCTAGACTTGAAGTCGATGATTCTCTCTTGGAAGAATGGAACTGATTGTTGTTTTTGGGATGGAGTCTCTTGTGATCAACAATCTGGTCATGTCATTGGCCTTGAGTTAACTTATACCTATCTTAAAGGCCCTCTTCACTCCAACAGCACCCTTTTCTCACTTCACCATCTCCAAACTTTAATCCTTGATGGCAGTAATGATTTCTATGGATCTCCAATTCCATCTGAGTTTGGCACGTCCTTTCCCAACTTGACAGAGCTTAGCCTCTCTTCTGCCAATTTTAGCGGTTACATCCCTGTCCAATTATCTCATCTCTCTAAACTCACTcatctcactgttgattcataTGATGGTGATGATAACGATATTATTCAGCTGGAGACTTATGTTTTGAAAAGAATGCTTCAAAACTTCACCAATCTCAGGGAACTTTCTCTATCTTATTTAAACATGTCTAATGTTGAACTAGTTACTTCTTTCACCAATATATCATCTTCTTTGGAGCTTCTTCTTCTTGATGATTGTGGATTGCAAGGGAAATTTCCAGAAAATGTCTTTCGCTTACCAAACCTCCAACAACTCATTTTATATAAGAACTATGATGTTATTGGTTCCATGCCTACATTTAATTGGAGCACTCCACTCAGGTACTTAGATCTTTCCTTCACTCAAATCTCTGTTGATTTACCGTACTTGTCTACAGCTGCCAAGTCTTTGCAGAGTTTAGGTCTTAGTAATTGTAGTTTTAcaggatcatcatcatcatatccTGAAATGTTGACCAACCTAACTCAATTACTACAACTCACTATATTAGACCTTAGTTACAACAATTTTGGTGGCCAAATCCCATTGCATTATCTATTCAATATTCAGCACTTGATTTATTTGTATCTTTCTGGAAACAATTTCGTTGGTGAGATTCCAGAATTTTCAAAAACATCAAACTCCTCCCAAACCCCACTACCTAACCATTTAGAATCCCTTTACTTATCTGATAACTTGCTCAGTGGACCAATACCTTCTTGGATATATTCCCTTCCACTTTTAACTACTTTATTATTGTCCAATAATAACCTTACTGGTCCAATTAAAGAATTTCACTCAAAATCTCTTCAATACCTTTCCTTAGATTCCAATAAACTCAATGGAGAGATTCCAAACTCAATCTTCCAACAAGAAAATCTTAGATGGCTAGATCTCTCATACAACAATTTGGATGGTGTTGTGGAGCTAAGCAAGTTTTCAATGTCAAGTAATCTTGAGACTCTTCAGCTTTCTTTTAACAATTTCATTGTGCACTCAAATAACTTTTCCAACAATAATCCTTTTCCTTTGCttgaatttttgagtttggcCTCTTGCAATATTAGCGCATTTCCACATTTTctaaaaagcatgaaaaaccTACAAAGCTTACAACTTTCCCACAACAAAATTCAAGGAAGAATTCCTGAATGGCTATGGAATGATTTGAACATTTCTCACAACTTCCTCACACATGTAGAGCAAGTTCCATGTAAGTATTTACAATCCTTAGATCTTCGTTCTAACATGATTCATGGGCATCTTCCAATTGTTCCACcctcattgattttttttttcatctcaaAAAATAATCTATATGGAGAAATATCTTCTACATATTGCAATTTGAGTGGCTTGCAAATCCTTGACATCTCAAATAATAACATTCAAGGGAAAATTCCTTCATGCCTTGCAAATTTATCCTCTCTCTCCGTGCTAGACTTGCATAAGAATAATTTTAGTGGAGAAATCCCTCAagacatgtttaaaaatttaactAGTTTGAGGAGTTTGCACCTTAGTGGAAATCATCTAGAAGGATCCATACCGCGCTCTTTGCGCAATTGTCAAAGCTTAGAAGTGTTAGATGTGGGCAATAACAAGATAACTGGTATATTCCCTTATTGGTTGGAAGAGCTTCCAAAGCTTCAAGTTCTTGTTTTGAAATCAAATAGATTTCATGGTTCCATAGGAGCACCGAAGGTTAAATATCCTTTCCGCAAGATGCAAATCATGGATCTCTCAGACAATGAATTTACTGGTCGTCTACCAGTAAAGTATTTTGAAAGTTTCAAAGCTATGATGGGGGAATATGTAACTAGTCGTAACTTGACACACATTGGAGAAATGTATTACCAAGATTCTGTAATTGTGGTAATGAAAGGTTTTGAGCGAGAACTGGAAAAGATCATAAGTATTTTCGCAACAATTGATTTTTCAAGAAACAACTTTGAAGGAGAGATTCCAGAGTCGATTGGAAAGTTAAAATCACTAAAAGGGCTCAACTTTAGTCAAAATAGACTACAGGGCTCCATTCCGATGTCATTGATCAATTTAAGTAATCTTGAAGGGTTAGACCTCTCTTCGAATGACTTGACTGGAGAAATTCCAAGCAAAATGACTGATTTGACGCAACTTTCTTACTTGAACCTTTCATACAACAAATTAGAAGGACAAATACCCCGTGGAAACCAATTTGAAACATTCAACAATGATTCATACAAAGGAAACATAGAATTATGTGGGTTTCCTTTGTCTAAATCATGTAACACGGGGATAAAACGAGAAGATGATCATGGCGAGGAGCATACTGATCACATaatattaaattggaaaattgtgaTGGTGGGGTATGGATGTGGTCTAATAATTGGAATATCTTTGGGATACGCAGTTCTTTACAGTGAAAGGTTTGATTATTGGTTACATAAAAAGATCATAGGAcgacaacaacaaaaaattgaGCAACGTCGCAAAAGAAATTCTCGTTTACGAAGaacaagctaaaatatcatatgAGCTAGCTTGTGATCAAAGAAAGTGAAGTAACTTTCGGTAAGCTTAGTGACATTGCAATATCTTTTTACATTTTAGATTAGTTATACTTTAATCAATCATCTAATACATCattatttgtttgtttgtttttggattttTCAAGGAGAAGGAGGATCATGATCAGCCATGTCTTTCAAGTCCTATGTGTTttctttaataatataaaaataataatagaataaaattatcactcttgtatttgtataaatagaggttcaccccattggaataaacaactcagaaattctcattcactttctctttctctcttcatcttcttcttctttcctctcatctactttatattattttataacacgttatcagcacgagtctctgcccaagtcccaatgtaagtatcttgttaaagttcttgaattgtttcaaagtcaaaatacactaaatatatctttatatatatactcctctgactgaaacaatttcaagaatcatttgattttttttttctttttatctatatatctatatattatatatgtatgtatatatttttatatatttattattgatttcatatatatatataatgtttttatcattcataatatttacaatatatgtgtgcctatgatatgatagagaaaatctatataaattatacatatatccagaagattatgtatcatcgataaaatattgcatatatcctaaagattatgcatcatcgataaaatattgcatatatcctgaagattatgcgtcctcgataaaatattgcatatatcctgatgattatgcgtcctcaataaaatcttgcatatatcctgaagattatgcaaacgtaatattcattatatagttgatggatatataatgaaagagatgagtacatatttatatatatgttcttgtattctttgaggacaatgaaaagtaatctaatatcgatatacatTTTGATAAACATTTCTtgaagtaaatattttatatttgtaaaaaaaaaatgattgtatttatgtgaatacaactaaagaatcattaaaaatgattattattgatgcaattttatagtgggttttgaatacctaaaaagaatattaagaaaattgcattgaaacatcaaagtataagaataacagtgagcatgactaatgttatttaaatacatgagacatgtatttcttgttcatcattccctgcagagaatgatacgaattgaattcaactacttttaaagattgtttgtattagtcatgttactatacattgttattacttgcaatgttggaaattattacatgtgacatatattaaagatcaaattttggatacatcttggagattatgcaaaaattgtattcatatattctttgaaatattgttaaagaaattgttgagtaatttctttttatatatgaacaagtaataaatttttaagaaatttataataatgttctacttgttcaacgtcattccccgaagtgaatgaaatgattttaaataatcaatgacattgtttgctactcaaatatttccagaagaaattggaaacaaccaaaagatgaaataccacacacaatcaaagtgcatgaaatctatatatcatgtgtgggattgaataatagtagtcgcgtacctgtagtatggacacacttataatcaagataaaagtatatttgattattgaataagtgtgaattgtacaaattgattgtacatttagaatatttaaatatcattccctttagagaatgaatagacatgaaattctatttcaaagaatataaatttcacatatattggtaatgccataagcaaattaatatatgcatattttattatttcttgaaatcaatagtttcaaactattgttagtacaggatatgtatatatatagttactatataattcagtttgcatattcccaaaag
This Cannabis sativa cultivar Pink pepper isolate KNU-18-1 chromosome 6, ASM2916894v1, whole genome shotgun sequence DNA region includes the following protein-coding sequences:
- the LOC115694719 gene encoding receptor-like protein 7 codes for the protein MMMSCYWIVVLIFLSHSLTTHSSSLYSPSNNHSHFHLCNTHDTSALLQFINSFSIEIPQDLDLKSMILSWKNGTDCCFWDGVSCDQQSGHVIGLELTYTYLKGPLHSNSTLFSLHHLQTLILDGSNDFYGSPIPSEFGTSFPNLTELSLSSANFSGYIPVQLSHLSKLTHLTVDSYDGDDNDIIQLETYVLKRMLQNFTNLRELSLSYLNMSNVELVTSFTNISSSLELLLLDDCGLQGKFPENVFRLPNLQQLILYKNYDVIGSMPTFNWSTPLRYLDLSFTQISVDLPYLSTAAKSLQSLGLSNCSFTGSSSSYPEMLTNLTQLLQLTILDLSYNNFGGQIPLHYLFNIQHLIYLYLSGNNFVGEIPEFSKTSNSSQTPLPNHLESLYLSDNLLSGPIPSWIYSLPLLTTLLLSNNNLTGPIKEFHSKSLQYLSLDSNKLNGEIPNSIFQQENLRWLDLSYNNLDGVVELSKFSMSSNLETLQLSFNNFIVHSNNFSNNNPFPLLEFLSLASCNISAFPHFLKSMKNLQSLQLSHNKIQGRIPEWLWNDLNISHNFLTHVEQVPCKYLQSLDLRSNMIHGHLPIVPPSLIFFFISKNNLYGEISSTYCNLSGLQILDISNNNIQGKIPSCLANLSSLSVLDLHKNNFSGEIPQDMFKNLTSLRSLHLSGNHLEGSIPRSLRNCQSLEVLDVGNNKITGIFPYWLEELPKLQVLVLKSNRFHGSIGAPKVKYPFRKMQIMDLSDNEFTGRLPVKYFESFKAMMGEYVTSRNLTHIGEMYYQDSVIVVMKGFERELEKIISIFATIDFSRNNFEGEIPESIGKLKSLKGLNFSQNRLQGSIPMSLINLSNLEGLDLSSNDLTGEIPSKMTDLTQLSYLNLSYNKLEGQIPRGNQFETFNNDSYKGNIELCGFPLSKSCNTGIKREDDHGEEHTDHIILNWKIVMVGYGCGLIIGISLGYAVLYSERFDYWLHKKIIGRQQQKIEQRRKRNSRLRRTS